The Geobacillus stearothermophilus ATCC 12980 genome contains a region encoding:
- a CDS encoding Gfo/Idh/MocA family protein, giving the protein MNQINVGIIGTGFSASSHIEALRRLPFVNIVAIASSSQEKAEEAARRFGIPKAYGDYRALIDDPDVEAVHNCTRNVLHFPINKAALEAGKHLLSEKPLAMDSEQSAELKRLAAQSESLSAVCFNYRHYPLVVEAKERLAREAKRVHFVYGGYVQDWLLYDTDYNWRLDPAQNGPSRAIADIGSHWCDTVQYVLGKKIVEVFADLRTVHPVRYKPKQEGSTFASGHAQDAEPVQIDTEDGGSVLVHFDDGTHGAFTISQVSAGRKNRLYFEIAADEMTLAWDQEHPNRLWVGRRSGPNEEIVRDPALLSPQAAAYAHYPGGHEEGWPDGLKNLFRDFYGAIIRKQCGEALGELPFATIADGHHTMRIVDAILESHRTKQWVRVAE; this is encoded by the coding sequence ATGAACCAGATCAACGTCGGTATTATCGGCACCGGCTTTTCCGCTTCTTCCCATATTGAGGCGCTCCGCCGCCTGCCGTTTGTGAACATCGTCGCCATCGCCTCAAGCAGCCAAGAAAAAGCGGAGGAAGCCGCTCGCCGATTCGGGATTCCGAAAGCGTACGGCGACTACCGCGCTTTAATTGACGACCCGGACGTCGAAGCCGTGCACAACTGCACGCGCAACGTCCTCCATTTCCCGATCAACAAGGCCGCGCTCGAGGCAGGGAAACATTTGTTGTCGGAGAAGCCACTCGCCATGGACAGCGAACAGTCGGCGGAATTAAAGCGGCTCGCTGCACAAAGCGAAAGCCTTAGCGCGGTCTGCTTCAACTACCGTCACTACCCGCTCGTTGTCGAGGCGAAAGAGCGGCTCGCCCGTGAGGCGAAGCGCGTTCATTTCGTGTACGGCGGCTATGTGCAAGACTGGCTCTTGTATGACACGGACTACAACTGGCGGCTCGACCCGGCGCAAAACGGCCCGTCGCGCGCCATCGCCGACATCGGTTCGCACTGGTGCGACACGGTGCAATACGTGCTCGGCAAGAAAATCGTCGAAGTGTTCGCCGACTTGCGCACTGTCCATCCGGTCCGCTACAAGCCGAAGCAGGAAGGGAGCACGTTTGCATCCGGGCATGCTCAAGACGCCGAGCCCGTCCAGATTGACACGGAAGACGGCGGCAGCGTGCTCGTCCATTTTGACGACGGCACCCACGGGGCGTTTACGATTTCGCAAGTGAGCGCCGGCCGGAAAAACCGACTCTATTTTGAAATCGCCGCCGATGAGATGACGCTCGCCTGGGACCAAGAGCACCCGAACCGCCTCTGGGTCGGGCGCCGCAGCGGCCCGAACGAAGAAATCGTCCGCGACCCGGCGCTTTTGTCGCCGCAAGCCGCCGCTTACGCCCATTACCCGGGCGGCCATGAAGAAGGCTGGCCGGACGGGCTGAAAAATTTGTTCCGTGATTTTTATGGTGCCATCATCCGGAAACAATGCGGCGAGGCGCTTGGGGAACTGCCGTTTGCGACGATCGCCGACGGCCACCATACGATGAGGATCGTCGACGCCATTTTGGAAAGCCATCGCACAAAACAATGGGTGCGGGTGGCGGAATAA